The genomic window TTATTCAGCTCAACATCGTCGATCTTGCGTTTTGATACTAGCGTTTGTGTTACTCCGCTAAATGCGTATAGTATATCCACTAGGTAGACTCCTGAAACGAGATAGTATGatcccaagaagaaaggaacTATACACACCACACGTATTCCTCTAGCGTAACCCATAAATATCAGTGTATATCCTATCCATAAACCAGCCAGCCACCAGGCAAGACCAACAGCAATCCGGGAAGCTGTTGTCCAATGACTAAATGGAGAGCTTGTTTTGCCATAAAATGGATTAGGCGTTTTGGGtgcaaacaaaacaatCTCGTCGTGCAAATTGTGTAGAGCTACACAGCCCAAAAATCTTGGGAAACAGTCCATTTCCAAGAATTGATACACTATATCTTGTATTGGCTCGAAGACCTCTGGATCATGTCTCCTTTCTTGCATTACCAGACGAATAGTATCTTCTCGTAAGTATTGGGGAATTTCGTACAAGAATCTATCACTTTCTTCCTGAGATAGTAGATACGTCTTGACGATATCCTGTGCGCTGGATATTAGTTGTTTTATCGTCAGTTTTGGCTTCATATCTTTCGACACTTTCTCTTGTACTAGGCCATCGACAAAATCATTGAAATCAGTTTGATCATTATTCATTTGTTTCCAATCATTTAACAGTTGCGATAAGCGGGGGGAGTCCGTTTCACCTTTAAGAAATTGGCTTACTCGCTTCGAGTCGTTATAGTCTAAATACCCATCGTTCATTAAAGCTTCCAATAACATAGCTGAAGAGACCGATTCTCTCTTTACAGAGTCATTAACATCGCCCATATCCGCCAGATTTGGTGTATCAGTTAGATGAATATCCAGCACAGATTCACGAATTCCCTTCACATAGTCCTTGCATAAACGAAGATAGGCCATTACATCTGTCCAGAAATCAAGATACACTATGGCATTTGGATACTGTGATAGATATGTATAAAATGACCACAGATCTAGTGGAGCTGCTGTCTGTTGGTTTAGAACCTCATATAGCGTAGGTAAACGGGCTCTCTGTGCATCATTGAGTGACTCCTCCATGTTCCTTCCTTACAGTTCACAGGACACTCTGGTCTATGATAGTTTCTTAATGTTCTAAGTAATACCAAAAAAGGTATTCAAAGAGCTTAGTAGGAGAAGGGATTTTCGTCCTATACGAATATTTGACCTTTAACCTGTGTGATATGATATACTTAAAGGGTTGGAAAGGTTTATTTGAAGACCAATTCAACGTTTTTCCTTAGATATGTAGTATATAGTATTTCTAGATCTCAGAGAATAataattgttttatttttaagtttcataactttttttcaatatcaaatcaaagaagtttctCAATTGGGAAAACCCAGCACTTACCACATTATAGGTGCCTTGTacagaaaacaacaaaagaagaatgtcGTTAACAAGAACGGTAAAAAGCATAATAATGATCTTGACTGAGTTTATTTTATAAGAAGTGTCAATGTTGTTTTatgaataataatagtatacatatatatagtgtTATATATAGTGTTATATACGTGATATAAAATGAAGATAGGACAGAAGTACTAATCTGCGTTTGGTAATGGCTATCTAATAGATCATCCATACAGAGCCTAATACTAGAACACCTATTACAACTGCTGTAATAACACCTGCACCGGCTTTATCACTACCAGTAATTgttaacttcttttgtagaACGTTTGTAGTAGAAACATTCAAACCAGCATTAGGGTCACCACGAGCCGAACCACCAGTCTTCTCGGTAAGAGGTGGTGGTCTTTCATGAATTAGCAGTTGGTTCATTATTTCAAGCGCGGAAGCTTGTTCACCGAGACCATATTGGCCATCCCAACTTCCTTTGAACCAGTTCAGTCCGCAGGTGTGTCCGTCTGTACCACCTGAGCATGATttagctgctgctgttgcacTGGCTTCAATTAGAGGGTTGACAGTATCAAGTGTGAATGGAGCAAGAACTGCGGTGTAACCCAACATTCTGGAAAATATAGCCTTGAAAACACGTTGATCTGTATTACAAGTCATTTGCTTTTCTGATTGACATGTACTCTCATACATGAtgttattatcaaaaaagaaggatgtTGCACCACCTAGAATTTGCGATGTACGACTTTTCCATTCCTCAGAGCCGTTAGTAGCATTGTACATGTATGCACAACCTCCTAGCACAACACCATGATTATAAGACCATTCATACTTGATGATATTCGTACAGTTCTCTTCGATATTGGCACCATCGTACACATTTGCTTCATCCTTTAAGACGACATAATTAACATCCGTTAGCCAATTGAAGACCTTTTCAGCAACATCTAGATAAGTTTGGTTACCAGTGTATCTCCCTAGTCTAGCTGCCAATTGAAAGAGACACCCGTTAGAAATTGTATTCTTATAATTATACCCTGAATTCCAAGTGAAAATCTGCCATCTTAAACCACCACCACAGTGAGCTGGGTCCCAACGAGAGTACATCTCGTTGAAAACAGCTTGTACCATAGCTAGCCAATCTGGAGCACCGGCCTTCTTTGGGTTTGTAAAGTTTCTTTCAACAGCACTCATAATTGTTAATGCCCACACACCTTGATCATCATTACCTTCAACCATAGTTTGATTGTTAGGCATGAAGTCGTAGTTGGAACCAGTCTGAGCGATCATGGCATCATAAAGAAGATTCTGATAGGAATTGTTTTGACATAGGTACCAGTTTTCGATCATACCTCCAAAGACAAGTCCTGCTTCCCACCAATAGTATGGCTGTGTGAACATACCCACACTACCACCATATTTATAACCATCGTAGTAGTCCACAATACCCTGTTGAATCAGCGACGTCGCAGAACAAATAGAGTCTTTAGAACTCGTATCCAAGTCGATAGCTGACACCAATGACGATATGCTTAGGATTAAATAACTCCATATGCCGAGCCTCATTTTAGGTCGTTTCTATTAGTTAATGTGTATTTCCGCGTTGTTAATATCACCTCCAATGGAATTTCTTAACCTCTTACCAGAGAGTTGCTGATTGGTTCTCAGATTGTCTTTTTACCCAATCGCGTTATCAATCCCACTGTTTCTGTACTTCTTCTAGTCAAGTTGGTATGATCTTGAACAGCTTGAACAGAAATTATAAAATGATACAAATGAGTGACGTGAACTGACTGTGAATATACTTTTCCTAAAAGGTACTAGCAATGGATATTCAGAACCTCGTTAAACTCTTTGTAATTCTTAATAGCAACTACAAATAGTGttgttttatattatatgcTATTATTTCTAAATGCTCTTCCTAAAAGCTATGCACACCAGCGTTAGAGTTGGTTTCTGAGGTTGATATTCTGTTTTTAGAAATGTCAAGGCTTCAAATCGAGATGTTACGAAAATAACTGATTTGAGAAAACAAACATACCCGCTTGCACGTGACTTTCAAAGTGGGCGGGGcaccaaaagaaaacaatcgaagaagaatgtgTGTCAGAGTGTTTCGTAATTTTGAAGAGGATAATAAGAGCTGTTATGCAGTTGTATTCTACACATGATTTTATGTACTACTATTGTAAAGAAATTAGTATGGTTATTCGTCATAGTAATTGTTGCAgaagttttcaaaaaagttcaagacgttttcattgaaaaggttGGCAACGGCTGGTGGGAACCTTGCATTAACTTCGTTTCGAACCCTAATTATACCTAGatcttcaacaatcttCGACATGGCATCTAGTAAAAGCATAGAGAACTCGGCGTACCAACGGTGGCTCCAGCAGCATAGTTTCACGCAAATAGATATAATCTCTATACTCAATTCTTCAGAAGGGTTACTTTGACGTTCCATAAGTAGAATCTGTAGTAGTTTTCTTGACGATTGGGAACTGAACCTTTTTTGAAGACCGTTTTGGAAGGCCGATTTGGCACTTCTAAACTGTCTCAAGCGGAAGCAGCATAAACCAGCCAATTCCCATTCCAAAGTAGTTTGAGGTTTTAATTCATTAGCTTGCCATTGGGAATTGACTCTTAGGTCATCATACAAGAGCATAAAGAGGTTGTCAAACCATCT from Kluyveromyces marxianus DMKU3-1042 DNA, complete genome, chromosome 6 includes these protein-coding regions:
- the RAX1 gene encoding Rax1p, which gives rise to MEESLNDAQRARLPTLYEVLNQQTAAPLDLWSFYTYLSQYPNAIVYLDFWTDVMAYLRLCKDYVKGIRESVLDIHLTDTPNLADMGDVNDSVKRESVSSAMLLEALMNDGYLDYNDSKRVSQFLKGETDSPRLSQLLNDWKQMNNDQTDFNDFVDGLVQEKVSKDMKPKLTIKQLISSAQDIVKTYLLSQEESDRFLYEIPQYLREDTIRLVMQERRHDPEVFEPIQDIVYQFLEMDCFPRFLGCVALHNLHDEIVLFAPKTPNPFYGKTSSPFSHWTTASRIAVGLAWWLAGLWIGYTLIFMGYARGIRVVCIVPFFLGSYYLVSGVYLVDILYAFSGVTQTLVSKRKIDDVELNKMSTHRSSSLHSRHDVPWWLIVFGGRSRLCKINHPFVNSIMIRRAAWCLILVLIITGILTAIFAAVPSHKLQ
- the DFG5 gene encoding putative mannan endo-1,6-alpha-mannosidase; this encodes MRLGIWSYLILSISSLVSAIDLDTSSKDSICSATSLIQQGIVDYYDGYKYGGSVGMFTQPYYWWEAGLVFGGMIENWYLCQNNSYQNLLYDAMIAQTGSNYDFMPNNQTMVEGNDDQGVWALTIMSAVERNFTNPKKAGAPDWLAMVQAVFNEMYSRWDPAHCGGGLRWQIFTWNSGYNYKNTISNGCLFQLAARLGRYTGNQTYLDVAEKVFNWLTDVNYVVLKDEANVYDGANIEENCTNIIKYEWSYNHGVVLGGCAYMYNATNGSEEWKSRTSQILGGATSFFFDNNIMYESTCQSEKQMTCNTDQRVFKAIFSRMLGYTAVLAPFTLDTVNPLIEASATAAAKSCSGGTDGHTCGLNWFKGSWDGQYGLGEQASALEIMNQLLIHERPPPLTEKTGGSARGDPNAGLNVSTTNVLQKKLTITGSDKAGAGVITAVVIGVLVLGSVWMIY